Proteins encoded by one window of Nostoc sp. PCC 7120 = FACHB-418:
- a CDS encoding RNA-guided endonuclease InsQ/TnpB family protein encodes MLLTYQFKLNPTSEQVVILETWGELLRRHWNYALGERLDWLRRTRSLLDRCSLVSEPIGGIPDKPDYYTQASDLQQTKDLFPDYKNIYADCQQQNLMRLDKAWKRWLIPDKKGNRGGKPRFKKRGDISSFTFPRVNSPKAGAHLTGNILKLSKIGEIEVILHRPIPNGSEIKQATILSKSDGWYVSFSLEDKTVPELLPIDEIKTATGIDVGLEKFLTTAHGQSIEVPQYSRKTQSKLARQQRKLARKIHGSKNYQKQASRVARIHLHVARQRKEFHYQVAHWLVKSYDLIVFENLNIRGLARTRLAKSILDVAWGAFLQIMQAVAVRRGKHTRGVDPRGTSINCSGCGQRVEKTLAVRVHNCSCGLVIDRDWNSAINLLNYGSVGLPIPGCGGLGVSQPVKQQVSYVNLRCSRYTACS; translated from the coding sequence ATGCTACTAACTTATCAGTTCAAACTCAACCCCACTTCTGAACAAGTTGTCATTCTTGAGACTTGGGGCGAGTTGCTGCGTCGTCATTGGAACTATGCACTAGGGGAAAGGTTGGATTGGCTAAGGCGTACAAGGTCGCTCCTTGACCGATGTAGCTTGGTTTCTGAGCCAATTGGTGGGATACCGGATAAACCTGATTACTATACACAAGCATCAGACCTCCAACAAACTAAAGACTTATTCCCCGACTACAAAAACATCTATGCCGACTGCCAACAACAAAACCTGATGAGGTTGGACAAGGCATGGAAGCGGTGGTTAATACCTGACAAAAAAGGTAACAGAGGAGGGAAACCACGATTTAAAAAGCGTGGCGATATCTCTTCTTTTACCTTCCCGCGTGTTAATTCACCAAAAGCAGGCGCACATCTAACAGGTAATATTCTCAAATTATCCAAGATTGGTGAAATCGAGGTCATCTTGCACCGTCCGATACCAAATGGTTCTGAGATTAAGCAAGCAACGATTTTAAGCAAATCTGATGGATGGTATGTCAGTTTTTCTCTTGAGGATAAAACTGTACCTGAATTGCTGCCGATTGACGAGATTAAAACTGCTACTGGCATAGACGTTGGGTTAGAAAAGTTTTTAACTACTGCTCATGGACAAAGTATTGAAGTACCGCAGTATTCCCGTAAGACACAATCTAAATTAGCGCGTCAGCAGCGCAAACTTGCACGTAAAATTCATGGATCTAAGAACTATCAAAAACAAGCTAGCAGGGTTGCCAGGATTCACTTACACGTTGCCAGACAAAGGAAAGAGTTTCATTATCAAGTCGCTCACTGGTTGGTTAAATCTTATGACTTAATCGTTTTTGAAAATCTGAATATTAGAGGACTAGCTAGAACACGACTAGCAAAGTCGATACTAGATGTTGCTTGGGGTGCATTCCTCCAAATCATGCAAGCAGTAGCGGTAAGACGCGGCAAGCATACGCGAGGCGTTGACCCTAGAGGCACAAGTATTAATTGTTCTGGTTGTGGACAGAGAGTTGAGAAAACTTTGGCGGTTCGTGTTCATAACTGTTCTTGTGGACTGGTTATTGACCGAGACTGGAACAGCGCAATTAATCTGCTAAATTATGGGTCGGTTGGACTACCGATTCCTGGCTGTGGAGGCTTAGGCGTTAGTCAGCCTGTGAAGCAGCAAGTCTCTTATGTGAATTTGAGATGCTCCCGCTATACTGCTTGCAGTTAG
- a CDS encoding class I SAM-dependent methyltransferase, translating into MSELPQIQDEVCRTALVMATKRAIESDRSDHLFDDPFAALLSGDTGKAWREKWEQQDSDNPLGTTLRIQFVAVRTRFFDDFILSVLPEAKQLVFLGAGLDTRAFRLSFPPKTRLYELDLPELIQYREAILQDKKANCHRHAIAADLTQPWSHLLLEQGFDVHLPTLWLMEGLLMYLDEAQVNQLLKTIGQLSAEGSFLGADLVSVKSWQVGAKHPNGMISKHWRFGTDEPEQLFAAYGWNASVIQPGDIRANYGRYAVQLAPREIKGVRRSFLVTARKEETCSTNSIA; encoded by the coding sequence ATGAGTGAACTACCCCAGATTCAAGACGAGGTTTGTCGCACAGCTTTGGTTATGGCAACTAAACGTGCAATAGAATCCGACAGGTCAGACCACCTGTTTGATGACCCATTTGCCGCACTGTTATCTGGAGATACAGGTAAAGCTTGGAGAGAGAAATGGGAACAACAAGACAGTGATAATCCTCTGGGTACTACACTTCGCATTCAGTTCGTTGCAGTTCGTACCCGTTTCTTTGATGACTTCATCTTGTCTGTGTTGCCCGAAGCTAAACAGTTAGTCTTTCTAGGAGCCGGGTTAGACACAAGAGCATTTCGTCTCTCCTTCCCACCAAAGACTCGTCTGTACGAATTAGATTTACCAGAACTAATTCAGTACAGAGAAGCAATTCTTCAGGATAAAAAAGCCAATTGCCATCGTCACGCGATCGCTGCTGACCTAACCCAACCTTGGTCACATTTGCTTTTAGAACAAGGCTTTGATGTTCATCTTCCTACACTTTGGCTAATGGAAGGGCTGTTGATGTACCTAGACGAAGCTCAAGTCAACCAACTGCTCAAAACAATTGGTCAGTTGAGTGCAGAGGGTAGTTTCTTGGGAGCGGATCTAGTCAGTGTCAAGTCGTGGCAAGTTGGAGCAAAACACCCCAATGGAATGATCAGCAAGCACTGGCGTTTCGGCACAGACGAGCCAGAACAGTTGTTTGCTGCCTACGGTTGGAATGCGTCAGTTATTCAACCAGGGGATATTAGAGCAAATTACGGACGATATGCTGTACAGTTGGCTCCACGAGAAATCAAGGGGGTGCGGCGTTCTTTTTTGGTGACAGCAAGGAAAGAGGAAACGTGTTCAACTAATTCTATAGCTTAA
- a CDS encoding thermonuclease family protein, with product MNKAAIITAFLVLLSGVPTVAQSNLPSMTVVSVGDGDTLRVRNQQGQAITIRLGCVDAPELKQNPWGQQSKTRLGQLLPVGQSVQVRSIENDKYKRLVAEVFVNNRSVNLTMVQEGQAVVYRQYLQGCDRSYPNFCIPPNSPDLDCGDISYRRFRVNQPDPHGFDRDKDGIGCER from the coding sequence ATGAACAAAGCAGCTATTATCACAGCATTTCTAGTGCTGCTCTCTGGAGTACCGACTGTAGCCCAAAGCAACTTGCCCAGCATGACAGTAGTGAGCGTAGGTGACGGAGATACGCTCAGAGTCCGCAATCAGCAGGGCCAAGCTATAACGATTCGCCTGGGCTGTGTTGACGCACCGGAACTCAAGCAAAATCCTTGGGGTCAGCAGTCTAAAACTCGCCTCGGTCAACTACTGCCTGTAGGTCAGTCTGTGCAAGTTCGCTCAATTGAGAACGATAAGTACAAAAGGTTGGTGGCTGAAGTATTTGTAAACAATCGCTCAGTCAACCTGACGATGGTGCAAGAGGGGCAAGCTGTGGTTTATAGGCAATATCTTCAGGGGTGCGATCGCTCTTACCCAAACTTTTGCATTCCGCCTAATTCGCCAGATTTAGATTGCGGTGATATCTCTTATCGCAGATTTAGAGTAAATCAACCAGATCCACATGGGTTTGATAGAGATAAGGATGGGATTGGTTGCGAGAGATGA
- a CDS encoding ATP-dependent 6-phosphofructokinase yields the protein MSKSRRIGILTSGGDCSGLNAVIRAVVHCASGKGWEVFGIRQATLGLMARPPQVSKLEIDQVDPLLTSGGTMLGTTNKGDPFAFPMPDGSFCDRSSEIIAGYHQLDLDALIGIGGDGSLAILRRLAQQGAINLVGIPKTIDNDIGITEHAIGFDTAVNIATEALDRLHFTAASHSRVMILEVMGRDAGHIALAAGIAGGADVILIPEILYSMDDICYHIKHRQEEGKNYCLIIVSEAVRTQDGEILTLTNRLGQSRYGGIGEYLADQISDRIGAETRVTVLGHIQRGGIASPLDRLVASAFGVAAVNLIEAAKYDYMVAWQNRQVITVPIEEAIAQYKAVNPEDALVKTARGLGIYLGE from the coding sequence ATGAGTAAAAGTAGGCGAATAGGCATTCTTACTAGTGGCGGGGATTGCTCTGGTTTGAATGCAGTTATCAGAGCTGTTGTTCATTGTGCTAGCGGTAAAGGTTGGGAAGTCTTCGGTATTCGGCAAGCAACTTTAGGATTAATGGCACGTCCACCACAAGTTTCTAAATTAGAAATCGACCAAGTTGATCCTTTATTAACCTCTGGTGGCACAATGTTAGGAACTACCAATAAAGGTGATCCATTTGCTTTTCCCATGCCTGATGGTAGTTTTTGTGATCGTTCATCAGAAATTATTGCTGGTTATCATCAATTAGATTTAGATGCGTTGATTGGCATTGGCGGGGATGGTAGTTTAGCAATTCTGCGTCGCCTTGCACAACAAGGCGCTATCAACTTAGTCGGTATCCCTAAAACTATTGATAATGATATCGGTATTACTGAACACGCCATTGGATTTGATACAGCTGTCAATATTGCCACAGAAGCACTCGATAGATTACATTTCACCGCCGCTTCTCATAGTCGAGTCATGATTTTAGAAGTCATGGGTCGTGATGCCGGACACATCGCCCTCGCTGCGGGAATTGCTGGGGGTGCAGATGTGATTTTAATTCCCGAAATTCTCTACAGCATGGATGACATTTGCTACCACATTAAACACCGTCAAGAAGAAGGCAAAAACTATTGTTTAATTATTGTCTCCGAAGCAGTACGAACTCAAGACGGTGAAATTCTCACCCTAACTAATCGTTTGGGTCAATCACGATATGGTGGAATTGGCGAATATCTAGCCGATCAAATTAGCGATCGCATTGGTGCAGAAACACGAGTCACAGTCTTAGGACATATCCAACGCGGTGGTATAGCTTCACCTCTAGACCGATTAGTCGCATCTGCTTTTGGTGTAGCTGCCGTCAATTTGATTGAGGCAGCTAAATATGATTACATGGTTGCTTGGCAAAATCGCCAAGTGATTACTGTACCAATAGAGGAAGCTATCGCTCAGTACAAAGCCGTTAACCCAGAAGATGCTCTGGTCAAAACTGCTCGTGGTTTAGGTATTTATTTAGGAGAGTGA
- a CDS encoding GNAT family N-acetyltransferase, with product MTQITLMTMDNFSIRPMKRSELDVVIDWAAIEGWNPGIYDAECFYQADQCGFFVGELNNELVASISAVAYSQHFAVIGFYIVKEQFRGRGFGMKMWRTAMAYLGSERNISLDGVIAQQENYKKSGFQIAYRHIRYQVVGDGVVPDGIVELKTVPFDQLVVYEQKLFPAERERFLRLWIKQPNSAAYAVVRDGQIVGYGVIRQSHTGLRIGPLNADNEQIAEQLLLALLAFRSDALVFLDVPDANLEAIKLVQRYGMKPVSEVARMYNKEIPNLLINRVFAVTSLEVG from the coding sequence ATGACTCAAATCACACTGATGACAATGGACAATTTTAGCATTCGACCAATGAAGAGGTCAGAATTAGATGTGGTAATTGATTGGGCAGCGATTGAAGGCTGGAATCCAGGAATTTATGACGCTGAATGTTTTTACCAAGCTGACCAATGCGGTTTTTTCGTGGGTGAATTGAATAATGAACTTGTAGCAAGTATTTCTGCGGTTGCCTACTCTCAACACTTTGCCGTTATTGGCTTTTATATTGTCAAAGAGCAGTTCCGTGGTCGAGGTTTTGGCATGAAGATGTGGAGGACAGCAATGGCATACCTTGGTAGTGAGCGTAACATTAGCTTAGATGGAGTAATTGCTCAACAGGAGAATTACAAAAAATCAGGTTTTCAAATAGCCTACCGCCATATTCGTTATCAGGTTGTAGGCGACGGCGTTGTGCCGGACGGCATTGTAGAATTGAAAACTGTGCCGTTTGATCAGTTAGTGGTTTATGAGCAGAAGCTTTTTCCGGCAGAGCGCGAACGGTTTCTACGACTTTGGATAAAGCAACCAAACAGTGCTGCATATGCAGTTGTTAGAGATGGGCAAATTGTAGGTTATGGAGTCATCCGCCAAAGCCACACAGGTTTGCGGATTGGGCCGTTGAATGCTGACAATGAACAAATAGCCGAGCAACTCTTACTCGCCTTGCTTGCTTTTCGTTCTGATGCTTTGGTGTTTCTTGATGTGCCAGATGCTAATTTAGAAGCAATAAAACTGGTTCAACGTTACGGCATGAAGCCAGTTTCTGAAGTCGCTCGGATGTATAATAAAGAAATTCCTAACTTGCTTATAAATCGTGTATTTGCTGTGACGAGCCTAGAAGTTGGTTAG
- a CDS encoding PPC domain-containing DNA-binding protein, giving the protein MARCSSTPRIPPRFANQEKSTTFDEKSEILALNGTLSNEGIHLHIALADQQGKTIGGHLVDGCIIYTTEEIIIGTTQDFCFGRRFDEQTGYQELDIQYLPLIDS; this is encoded by the coding sequence TTGGCACGATGTTCTTCCACTCCCAGAATACCTCCTCGCTTTGCTAATCAAGAAAAAAGTACAACCTTTGATGAAAAATCTGAGATTTTAGCTCTCAATGGAACTTTATCGAATGAAGGGATACATCTGCATATTGCTCTAGCAGATCAACAAGGTAAGACTATTGGTGGTCATCTTGTCGATGGATGTATAATCTATACTACTGAGGAAATAATCATTGGTACTACCCAAGATTTTTGCTTTGGAAGAAGGTTTGATGAGCAAACTGGGTATCAAGAATTAGATATTCAATATCTTCCACTAATAGACTCTTGA
- a CDS encoding thermonuclease family protein produces the protein MTVVSVGDGDTLRVRNQQGQPVTIRLACVDAPKLKQNPWGQQSRTRLGQLLPVGQSVQVRSIESDKYKRLVAEVFVNNRSVNLTMVQEGQAVVYRQYLKGYTNTKEQFLQAEANAKQQKLGFWN, from the coding sequence ATGACAGTAGTAAGCGTAGGCGACGGTGATACACTACGAGTCCGCAATCAGCAGGGGCAGCCAGTGACCATCCGTTTGGCTTGTGTGGATGCACCCAAACTCAAACAAAATCCTTGGGGCCAGCAGTCTAGAACTCGCCTTGGGCAATTGTTGCCAGTGGGTCAGTCTGTACAAGTTCGGTCAATTGAGAGCGACAAGTACAAAAGACTGGTAGCTGAGGTGTTTGTTAACAACCGCTCTGTCAACCTGACAATGGTGCAAGAAGGACAAGCTGTGGTGTATCGGCAATATCTTAAAGGATACACTAACACCAAAGAACAATTTCTCCAGGCTGAGGCTAATGCTAAACAACAGAAGTTGGGTTTTTGGAACTAA